The Rhizobiaceae bacterium genome contains the following window.
CGGGCGCGGTCAACACGGCGCTTACGATCATTGCGCTTGCGCTGAGGGCAGGCGACCACATCGCCGGTCGCAGCGCCGCCTCGCGCGGCGAAAGCGCAGCGCGTCACCCCTTCGTGCACTCCTGATCTCCGTCCTGCCGGTTGCGAAAGGCCGTTCATGCATCTTGTCTACTATCGAAAGCAGGTTCCGAATTTCGGCGACGACCTCAACGCGGAACTGTGGCCCGCGCTCGCGCCGCGCCTGTTTGCCGACGAACCGGGTACCGCTTCGGATATCGGCTTTGTCGGGATAGGCACGATCATCGGAATGCCGATTTCCGGTTTGCAACGGCTCAACGTCTTTTCCAGCGGCATCGGCAATGACAGGCCGTCGCGCTGGCGCGATCTCCAGGTGGAATACTGGTGCGTGCGGGGTCCGATCTCGACGCGGGTTCTGGACCTGCCGGACGACCGCGCCATAACCGACGGCGCGATTCTGACGCCGCTCGTTGCGGGATTTCCGAGGGCGGCGTCGGCGACCGGCGGCACGGTCATCGTACCGCACTGGGAGACGATGGATCATCCCGGCTGGTCCGAGGTCGCGTCCCTGACCGGCTTTGAGCTGCTCGATCCGCGCGGCGATCCGAAAAGCGTCATCGAGCGCATCGCGGGGGCGACGATGGTGCTGACGGAATCCCTGCATGGCGCAATTCTGGCTGACACCTATGGCGTTCCATGGCGCGCTTTTGCGACATCGAAGAATTTCGGCGTCACGAAATGGGTCGATTGGGCCGGCTCGCTGGGGCACGATTTCAGCCTGACCATGGTGCCGCCGCCCGACAGCGGTCCGGTCCTTGCCTTCGGGCGTCCGGTTGCGCCGTTCGGCGAAACCCGGAAGTTCGATGCGGCAACCGCGCTGGCGCAGTTCGACCAGCGACTGACGCACGAGCCGGAAACGTTGAAGTCAAGGCTCAAGGCGATGGTCAAGCAATCGCCGCTCGTCCGGCGGTTCCTCGGTTTCAGGCCCGAGCGAACAGCGGAGGCGCTGGACCGGCTGGCGCAGATGGAACCGGAACTGAGCACGGTCTCGCAAAGGGAAAGCCTGCAGCAACGCATGCTGTCGCGCCTCTCGGCGCTGTCTGTTGCCGCGGGACATGGCCCGCTGAAATAGCACCTCAGGTCATCGCCACCCGCGCGCGCGTTCCACCGCGCGTGCGAAGAGCGTGGCGCGCTCGGGGGATGTCGGACGTGGCTTGAAAGTGCGAACCGTCTCCGCACCGGGGGCGAGTTCCAGTTCGGCTCCGAGTCCTTTCGCGGCAAGCGAGGCGGTACCGAACGCCGTCATTTCGTCGAAGCTGCTCGTCCTCACCTCCCGGCCAAGGGAATCGGCCAAGAATTGCGCAAAATAGGGGCTTCGCGACAGGCCTCCGTCGATGCTGATAGCGGGGGCGAGTGGCACGCTGCCGCTCATCGCCGCCAGCACATTGGCGGTGAGCAGCGCGATGCCTTCGAGCAGGGCCTGGCGCATGTCGCTGCGCGACATCTCGGGCGTCAGGCCAAGCATGACGGGGCTGGCGGTTCTGTCCCAGTAAGGGCAGGCAAGGCCGGAAAATGCCGGAATGAACACCAGCCCCCGGTCGATGGCGGCCGGCTGATCGAACGCGCCGAAATCGTCCATGTTGTCGGCCAGTCCGGCCTTGAGCGCCCATTCAACCGATGAACCGGCGTCATAGACCCCGCCGTCGAGCGCATAGACCGGGCCGTCGCCGATGTCCCACGCGACGGTTGGAAGCAGCCCGGCCGCCTGTTCCGGTGGCACGATCTCGCTTCCTGTCACGGTGAGCGCGAATGCGCCTGTGCCGAATGTGATCTTGCTGTCTCCGGCCCGCCGGCATCCATGTCCGTACAGCGCCGCCTGCTGGTCGACGACGGATGCTGTGACCGGAAGCGATCCGACAGAACCGAAATCACTCACCGTTCGCTCGATCCCGGGCAGGCAGTCCATGGGGACACGGAACAGTGCGCACAACTGCTCGTCCCAAGCGCAGCTTCTGATGTTCATCAGGGAGGTGCGCGAGGCGGTCGTCACATCCGTTGCGAAGCGCCCGGTGAGATTGTGCAGGAAGAAGGCGTCAGTGGTGCCGAGGCACAGGCGACCGTTTCGATGAGCCGCGCCCACCGCTTCGATATTGTCCAGCATCCAACGGAACTTGGCGGCGGAGAAATAGGGATCGACGGGAAGGCCGGCGCGTTCGCGGGTCAGTTCCTCGGCTCCGGCGGATCGCAGTTCGGCGATTTCCGGCGTCGTGCGGTTGTCCTGCCAGACGATCACAGCGCTGAGCGGTTCCAGCGTCTCGCGGTCCCATGCGAGGCAGCTTTCGCCCTGATTGGCGAGGCCGATGGCCTGGACCTCGGGCCCTGCCAGGCCGATGCATGACCGGACATTTGCGAGAAGCTCGAGGGCGTCATGCTCGACCCATCCCGGTTGCGGATAGTGCTGGGCGTGCCGGGTTCCACCCTTTATCGAAAGGCTGTCGCCGTCGACGGTGAGAATCCGTGTCGATGTGGTACCCTGGTCAATGGCGGCGACGCATACCATCAGGCATTTTCCAATCGAACATTAATCGTGCGGGGCGCTTCGCCGGACAATAATGCACCGATCGGAATGAGAACACGCTGTTCAGGTCGGCCCGTCATGGGCTTCGACCAGATCTGCCGACCGTCCGATTCGACCACGAGCCTTCCGGAAACGGGCTCCCCGATCCTGACCTGCAATTCACCCATTCCCCGTACGCCTTCCGGTCCCAGCCATTGCGGCACCGCATAGCGTATGCCGTGGCCCGTGGTCACGCGCGTGGCGCGAGCCGGTTCGTCCGGGGCATCGGCAAGATCCCGGGCGACCATGCGGGCGATACGCCTGCCTTCGGCCCATGACCAGCCGGCGGTCTCGACGGGATGCAGCATGTTGCCGACGGCATAAATCCATGGCGCGCTTGTGCGGCCCCGGTCGTCGATCATCGGTCCAGCGGTTCCTTCATCGATTTCGAGGCCGAGCCTGCGGGCAAGTGCCGCCTCCGACGTAAAGCGTCCCGTCAGCACCACGCCGTCGCATTCGACTTCGCTCGCGGCGCCGTCGGGTCCGAGCAGACGCACGCTTTCCACGCGGCGGGACCCGACAATCTCGGATATGCGGGTGCCGTAATGGACCTTGATGCCGAGCAGGTTGGGGAGAAGCGAGAAGGGGCGGCGCAGGATCGGCGACGGCCTTGGTTCGACAAGCGCCACCGGCTTCGCGCCGATCGAAACGCAGGTGAGAATTGCCGACATCGACACCAACTCGCTGCCGACCACCAATGGCCGCCGAAACGGCTTCAGCTTCTCGCGGTAGGCAAAGAGCTGCAGGGCGTTGGTGTTCATGACGCCGACAGGCCGGTCGCCCGATATCAGCGCGGCGGCCCTTGACGTTTCCCGCGCGCCCGTCGCCAGCACAATGCGCTTTGCCCTGATCGAGAGCAGGCCGTCCGGGGCGGCGACCGATATTTCGCCGGGTGCGCTGCTTCCGACGGCGCTGTGCCGCAGGCGCAGGTCGACGCCTGCCCGGCGAGCTGTCTCGGCAAGCCGGTCTGCATAAGCGGGACCTGAAAGGACACGGTGGAACTCGCGCATGCCGAATGGCGAATGGCCACAAAAGCGGGGGATCCCGCCGGGCTGATCGCTGCGCTCGATGGCGATGACGCTGGAAACGCCGCTCTTTTTCAGCTCGGTGGCCGCCGCGAGACCAGCCGGTCCCGTGCCTATTACCAACACGTCCGCTTCCGCGTCGGGCTTACGGGCGTCATCCTGCATTCGATTGGCCGCCGTCGATTATGTCATGACGCGCATCGATGCGGGGCGAGGCAAGTGCGGTAATCCTGGCGGTGCAGTTGAAGCCCTGGCACTGGCCCATGCCGCAGCGGGTGCGGCGTTTCAGTCCGCCGAGATCGCCGGCGGGCAGCGGCCCCGACAGGGCGGCCTCTAATTCTCGGCGCGTTACCATCTCGCAATGGCAGACGATCTCATCATATCCGGGCTTCTGCCAGTCGCGCGGCAGATGCTCTGCAAGGTTCGGAACGCTCACGGACGGCTCAGGCCCGGGTGCCGGGCGGGGCGTCGAGCCGGCATATAGGCCAAAAACATGGTGCGCGATGCCGAGCGCCGCCGTCATCCC
Protein-coding sequences here:
- a CDS encoding polysaccharide pyruvyl transferase family protein, whose protein sequence is MHLVYYRKQVPNFGDDLNAELWPALAPRLFADEPGTASDIGFVGIGTIIGMPISGLQRLNVFSSGIGNDRPSRWRDLQVEYWCVRGPISTRVLDLPDDRAITDGAILTPLVAGFPRAASATGGTVIVPHWETMDHPGWSEVASLTGFELLDPRGDPKSVIERIAGATMVLTESLHGAILADTYGVPWRAFATSKNFGVTKWVDWAGSLGHDFSLTMVPPPDSGPVLAFGRPVAPFGETRKFDAATALAQFDQRLTHEPETLKSRLKAMVKQSPLVRRFLGFRPERTAEALDRLAQMEPELSTVSQRESLQQRMLSRLSALSVAAGHGPLK
- a CDS encoding FGGY family carbohydrate kinase, with amino-acid sequence MVCVAAIDQGTTSTRILTVDGDSLSIKGGTRHAQHYPQPGWVEHDALELLANVRSCIGLAGPEVQAIGLANQGESCLAWDRETLEPLSAVIVWQDNRTTPEIAELRSAGAEELTRERAGLPVDPYFSAAKFRWMLDNIEAVGAAHRNGRLCLGTTDAFFLHNLTGRFATDVTTASRTSLMNIRSCAWDEQLCALFRVPMDCLPGIERTVSDFGSVGSLPVTASVVDQQAALYGHGCRRAGDSKITFGTGAFALTVTGSEIVPPEQAAGLLPTVAWDIGDGPVYALDGGVYDAGSSVEWALKAGLADNMDDFGAFDQPAAIDRGLVFIPAFSGLACPYWDRTASPVMLGLTPEMSRSDMRQALLEGIALLTANVLAAMSGSVPLAPAISIDGGLSRSPYFAQFLADSLGREVRTSSFDEMTAFGTASLAAKGLGAELELAPGAETVRTFKPRPTSPERATLFARAVERARGWR
- a CDS encoding NAD(P)/FAD-dependent oxidoreductase is translated as MQDDARKPDAEADVLVIGTGPAGLAAATELKKSGVSSVIAIERSDQPGGIPRFCGHSPFGMREFHRVLSGPAYADRLAETARRAGVDLRLRHSAVGSSAPGEISVAAPDGLLSIRAKRIVLATGARETSRAAALISGDRPVGVMNTNALQLFAYREKLKPFRRPLVVGSELVSMSAILTCVSIGAKPVALVEPRPSPILRRPFSLLPNLLGIKVHYGTRISEIVGSRRVESVRLLGPDGAASEVECDGVVLTGRFTSEAALARRLGLEIDEGTAGPMIDDRGRTSAPWIYAVGNMLHPVETAGWSWAEGRRIARMVARDLADAPDEPARATRVTTGHGIRYAVPQWLGPEGVRGMGELQVRIGEPVSGRLVVESDGRQIWSKPMTGRPEQRVLIPIGALLSGEAPRTINVRLENA